From Rhinoraja longicauda isolate Sanriku21f chromosome 30, sRhiLon1.1, whole genome shotgun sequence, a single genomic window includes:
- the LOC144608141 gene encoding tumor necrosis factor receptor superfamily member 3-like — protein sequence MRRPGSVTGLWLLLMVTAACGKSLNHWQENDNTCKENKFYNSEAERCCSFCPPGKHRKQPCTSGSDTVCQSCPPNKYQDEWNDSFDCTLCVGTCRDPLLQVQKCTQTTRQICVCKPGMFCKTKTLNSCVQCIKHSSCDAGEFLAKAGTSTANNVCKFCRPGTFSDVKSLSTKCRPHTKCARLLKEGTATEDATCDKTVSSITNILRPSTNWSNTSTSAPVKPHPHSTTPRADHLTTLSIAVTTPKGNKPVVNLLLIVGLVLVFLLILVVSSLLFSRKDYFKSLLLSNRTKGSIYIMSPRTVYVGVETGDSVSPDQKDPAAKPLDSHIRFPQQESVKSQSPVETHTFPVEEEGKVFHDPVPAADC from the exons ATGAGACGCCCGGGCTCAGTCACTGGTTTGTGGCTCTTGTTGATGGTCACGGCGGCATGTGGAAAG aGCTTGAATCATTGGCAGGAGAATGATAATACCTGTAAGGAGAATAAATTCTACAACTCAGAGGCAGAGCGTTGCTGCTCCTTTTGTCCTCCAG GAAAACATCGAAAACAACCTTGCACTTCTGGATCTGACACTGTCTGTCAATCCTGTCCACCCAACAAGTACCAGGACGAATGGAATGATTCATTTGACTGCACTCTCTGTGTTGGGACATGCAGAGATC CTCTACTACAAGTTCAAAAATGTACCCAAACGACAAGACAGATCTGTGTGTGTAAACCTGGAATGTTCTGCAAAACTAAGACTCTTAACTCCTGTGTGCAATGTATTAAACACAGCAGTTGTGACGCAGGGGAATTCCTGGCCAAAGCAG GAACCTCCACAGCAAACAATGTTTGCAAGTTCTGCCGTCCAGGCACGTTCTCTGATGTGAAGTCTCTTTCCACCAAGTGCCGGCCGCATACCAA ATGTGCCAGATTGCTAAAAGAAGGTACAGCAACCGAAGATGCTACCTGTGACAAAACTGTCAGCTCGATAACCAACATCCTCCGGCCCAGCACCAACTGGTCCAACACATCCACGTCCGCACCGGTCAAACCTCACCCCCATTCCACCACCCCAAGGGCAGATCACCTGACAACGTTATCCATTGCAGTCACTACACCCAAAGGGAACA AACCGGTGGTCAACCTACTCTTGATAGTTGGATTGGTCCTAGTCTTCCTGCTGATTCTGGTCGTCTCCAGTTTGCTGTTCAGCCGCAAGGACTATTTCAAAAGTCTGCTCTTATCCAACAGAACTAAAG GTTCCATCTACATCATGAGCCCACGCACTGTGTACGTCGGAGTGGAAACCGGTGACTCTGTCAGCCCCGATCAAAAAGATCCCGCTGCCAAACCTCTGGACTCCCACATTCGCTTCCCTCAGCAGGAGTCAGTGAAGTCTCAGAGTCCTGTGGAGACCCACACCTTCCCAGTGGAGGAAGAGGGGAAGGTTTTCCACGACCCAGTACCTGCAGCGGACTGttaa